The following are encoded in a window of Kitasatospora fiedleri genomic DNA:
- a CDS encoding DUF6191 domain-containing protein: protein MGFFWAMSLPGLVCALVALACVDQLALRARRSRWVPWRGTGREGQVSATGFEQLHAQFAAGKQAELEQRRTTLMLRDEEGDAAPPRSTVDLDGGVAVIRAERSQSDDRTDVGGSKPVADRSVGGGGGRS, encoded by the coding sequence ATGGGGTTCTTCTGGGCGATGAGCCTGCCGGGCCTGGTCTGCGCGCTGGTGGCGCTGGCCTGCGTGGACCAGCTCGCGCTGCGGGCGCGCCGGAGCCGCTGGGTGCCCTGGCGCGGGACGGGGCGGGAGGGCCAGGTCTCGGCGACCGGGTTCGAGCAGCTGCACGCCCAGTTCGCGGCCGGTAAGCAGGCCGAGCTGGAGCAGCGGAGGACCACGCTGATGCTCCGGGACGAGGAGGGCGATGCCGCTCCGCCGCGTTCGACGGTGGACCTGGACGGCGGGGTCGCGGTGATCCGGGCCGAGCGTTCGCAGTCGGACGATCGTACTGATGTCGGTGGGTCAAAGCCGGTGGCGGATCGGTCGGTTGGCGGTGGCGGGGGCCGCTCTTGA
- a CDS encoding DLW-39 family protein, whose product MKKLLLVALVALGGFFVYRQVQADRAEQDLWTEATDPVPADR is encoded by the coding sequence GTGAAGAAGCTTCTCCTGGTCGCCCTGGTCGCCCTCGGCGGCTTCTTTGTCTACCGTCAGGTCCAGGCGGACCGTGCCGAGCAGGACCTGTGGACCGAGGCGACCGACCCGGTCCCCGCCGACCGCTGA
- a CDS encoding DUF721 domain-containing protein, with the protein MAEGSELSGVDLARVALRAAKEQARQRGEQVRERREAKRTGLRSGARADGRDPVPLGAALNRLITERGWEAPAAVGGVMGRWSQIVGPDIAAHCEPKSYAEAEAVLTVQCDSTAWATQLRLLARQLVARLNHELGHGTVRVIKVLGPDAPVRGYGRLRAPGSKGPGDTWG; encoded by the coding sequence ATGGCGGAGGGGTCGGAGCTTTCGGGGGTGGACCTGGCCCGGGTGGCGCTGCGCGCGGCCAAGGAGCAGGCCCGGCAGCGCGGGGAGCAGGTGCGCGAGCGGCGGGAGGCCAAGCGGACCGGGCTGCGCAGCGGTGCCCGCGCGGACGGCCGGGACCCGGTGCCGCTGGGGGCCGCGCTGAACCGGCTGATCACCGAGCGGGGCTGGGAGGCGCCCGCCGCGGTGGGCGGGGTGATGGGCCGCTGGTCGCAGATCGTCGGGCCGGACATCGCCGCGCACTGTGAGCCCAAGTCGTACGCGGAGGCCGAGGCGGTGCTCACCGTGCAGTGCGACTCCACCGCCTGGGCGACTCAACTCCGGCTGCTGGCGCGGCAGTTGGTGGCCCGGCTGAATCACGAGCTGGGGCACGGCACGGTCCGGGTGATCAAGGTGCTGGGGCCGGACGCCCCGGTGCGCGGTTACGGGCGGTTGCGCGCGCCCGGCAGCAAGGGCCCGGGTGACACCTGGGGCTGA
- a CDS encoding DUF5324 family protein, with the protein MSRTDTARETAGRAKDAVAPYAVSAKEAALHYAEEAKQLLGPKLEAFGPKAAAAGAQAKVGAGQAAHTARVQYAKYVAPHLEHAFASLPPETQKAALRAAHRAQEAALTAKLSAGQAAGQARATVVPKVTETFQAAKENITPIALEAQTRGAAAVTALHGHVSSAEISKLAAKNAKKQHRNGWATALAVAGTLAIGTGVLAWQWYRKQNNPEWLTEPPAPAAAPTLSPVPSGTAATGTTAAADSTAPTAPGSAAGGPVGGTVGGAVLNGSVPLDEPGAPADPEVASRSEDEHADDDHPKPHDPRKPH; encoded by the coding sequence GTGAGCCGTACGGACACCGCGCGCGAGACCGCCGGACGGGCGAAGGACGCCGTGGCGCCCTACGCCGTTTCTGCCAAGGAGGCTGCGCTGCACTACGCGGAGGAGGCCAAGCAGCTGCTCGGCCCCAAGCTGGAGGCGTTCGGCCCCAAGGCCGCCGCCGCCGGAGCCCAGGCCAAGGTCGGAGCCGGCCAGGCCGCGCACACCGCCCGGGTGCAGTACGCCAAGTACGTCGCACCGCACCTGGAGCACGCCTTCGCCAGCCTCCCCCCGGAGACCCAGAAGGCCGCGCTCCGGGCCGCACACCGGGCCCAGGAGGCCGCCCTGACCGCCAAGCTGTCGGCCGGCCAGGCCGCCGGACAGGCCCGGGCCACCGTGGTGCCCAAGGTCACCGAGACCTTCCAGGCCGCCAAGGAGAACATCACTCCGATCGCCCTGGAGGCGCAGACCCGCGGCGCCGCCGCGGTCACCGCCCTGCACGGCCACGTCAGCTCCGCCGAGATCAGCAAGCTGGCCGCCAAGAACGCCAAGAAGCAGCACCGCAACGGCTGGGCCACCGCCCTCGCGGTGGCCGGCACCCTGGCCATCGGCACCGGCGTGCTGGCCTGGCAGTGGTACCGCAAGCAGAACAACCCCGAGTGGCTGACCGAGCCCCCGGCTCCGGCTGCCGCGCCCACCCTCTCCCCCGTCCCCTCCGGCACGGCCGCCACCGGCACCACGGCCGCCGCGGACTCCACGGCGCCCACCGCTCCCGGCAGCGCGGCCGGCGGCCCGGTGGGCGGCACGGTCGGCGGCGCGGTGCTCAACGGCTCCGTCCCGCTCGACGAGCCCGGCGCACCGGCCGACCCGGAGGTCGCCTCCCGGTCGGAGGACGAGCACGCCGACGACGACCACCCCAAGCCGCACGACCCGCGCAAGCCGCACTGA
- the gyrA gene encoding DNA gyrase subunit A produces MVDDNRPDGGEQPADSTLLPAQSGNRVELIELETEMQRSYLDYAMSVIVSRALPEVRDGLKPVHRRVLYAMYDGGYRPEKGYYKCARVVGDVMGNYHPHGDTSIYDTLVRLAQTWSMRMPLVDGNGNFGSPGNDPAAAMRYTECKMMPLAMEMMRDIDEETVDFAANYDGRQQEPTVLPSRIPNLLVNGATGIAVGMATNIPPHNLREVASGALWALEHPEAGNEELLEALIERIKAPDFPTGALIVGRRGIEEAYRTGRGSITMRAVVEVEEIQGRQCLVITELPFQVNPDNLALKIADLVKDGRIAGIADVRDESSSRTGQRLVIVLKRDAVAKVVLNNLYKHTDLQTNFGANMLALVDGVPRTLSLDAFIRHWVAHQIEVIVRRTTFRLRKAEERAHILRALLKALDQIDAVIALIRASESAEAARTGLMRLLAIDELQANAILEMQLRRLAALESARILSEHDELQAKINEYNAILASPSRQREIVSEELTAIVEKYGDERRSTLIPSDGDLSIEDLIAEEDIVVTITRGGYVKRTRSDLYRSQKRGGKGVRGAQLKQDDLVDHFFVTTTHNWILFFTNKGRVYRAKGYELPDAGRDARGQHVANLLAFQPEEHITQVMAVRTYEDKPYLVLATRGGLVKKTPLKDYDSPRSGGLIAINLRQDEEGRDDELIGAELVSAEDDLLLISRKAQSIRFKATDEALRPMSRATSGVKGMSFREDDELLSMNVVRPGTFVFTATDGGYAKRTTVDEYRVQGRGGFGIKAAKIVEGRGSLVGALVVEETDEIMAITLSGGVIRTRVSEVRETGRDTMGVQLINLGKRDAVVGMARNAEADEEEGADEAVDEAESAATEQDADGAPAQG; encoded by the coding sequence GTGGTCGACGACAACCGTCCGGACGGCGGCGAGCAGCCCGCGGACAGCACCCTCCTCCCCGCCCAGAGCGGCAACCGGGTCGAGCTCATCGAGCTCGAGACCGAGATGCAGCGCTCCTACCTCGACTACGCGATGAGCGTCATCGTCTCGCGCGCCCTGCCCGAGGTCCGCGACGGCCTCAAGCCGGTGCACCGCCGGGTGCTCTACGCGATGTACGACGGCGGCTACCGGCCCGAGAAGGGCTACTACAAGTGCGCCCGCGTGGTCGGCGACGTGATGGGCAACTACCACCCGCACGGCGACACCTCGATCTACGACACCCTGGTCCGCCTCGCCCAGACCTGGTCGATGCGGATGCCGCTGGTCGACGGCAACGGCAACTTCGGCTCCCCGGGCAACGACCCGGCCGCGGCGATGCGCTACACCGAGTGCAAGATGATGCCGCTGGCGATGGAGATGATGCGCGACATCGACGAGGAGACCGTCGACTTCGCCGCCAACTACGACGGCCGGCAGCAGGAGCCGACCGTCCTGCCCTCGCGCATCCCCAACCTGCTGGTCAACGGCGCCACCGGCATCGCGGTCGGCATGGCCACCAACATCCCGCCGCACAACCTGCGCGAAGTCGCCTCCGGCGCGCTCTGGGCGCTGGAGCACCCCGAGGCCGGCAACGAGGAGCTGCTGGAGGCCCTGATCGAGCGGATCAAGGCCCCCGACTTCCCGACCGGGGCGCTGATCGTCGGCCGCCGCGGCATCGAGGAGGCCTACCGCACCGGCCGCGGCTCGATCACCATGCGCGCGGTGGTCGAGGTCGAGGAGATCCAGGGCCGCCAGTGCCTGGTGATCACCGAGCTGCCGTTCCAGGTCAACCCGGACAACCTCGCGCTGAAGATCGCCGACCTGGTCAAGGACGGCCGGATCGCCGGCATCGCCGACGTCCGCGACGAGTCCTCCTCGCGCACCGGCCAGCGCCTGGTCATCGTGCTCAAGCGGGACGCGGTCGCCAAGGTCGTGCTCAACAACCTGTACAAGCACACCGACCTGCAGACCAACTTCGGCGCCAACATGCTGGCCCTGGTCGACGGCGTGCCGCGCACCCTCTCGCTGGACGCCTTCATCCGGCACTGGGTCGCCCACCAGATCGAGGTCATCGTCCGCCGGACCACCTTCCGGCTGCGCAAGGCCGAGGAGCGCGCGCACATCCTGCGCGCCCTGCTCAAGGCGCTCGACCAGATCGACGCGGTGATCGCGCTGATCCGCGCCTCGGAGAGCGCCGAGGCCGCCCGCACCGGCCTGATGCGGCTGCTCGCCATCGACGAGCTCCAGGCCAACGCCATCCTGGAGATGCAGCTGCGCCGGCTCGCCGCCCTGGAGAGCGCCCGCATCCTCAGCGAGCACGACGAGCTCCAGGCCAAGATCAACGAGTACAACGCGATCCTCGCCTCGCCCTCCCGGCAGCGCGAGATCGTCTCCGAGGAGCTCACCGCGATCGTCGAGAAGTACGGCGACGAGCGGCGCTCCACCCTGATCCCCTCCGACGGCGACCTCTCGATCGAGGACCTCATCGCCGAGGAGGACATCGTGGTCACCATCACCCGCGGCGGCTACGTCAAGCGCACCCGCTCCGACCTCTACCGCTCGCAGAAGCGCGGCGGCAAGGGCGTGCGCGGCGCGCAGCTGAAGCAGGACGACCTCGTCGACCACTTCTTCGTGACCACCACCCACAACTGGATCCTGTTCTTCACCAACAAGGGCCGGGTCTACCGCGCCAAGGGCTACGAGCTGCCCGACGCCGGCCGCGACGCCCGCGGCCAGCACGTCGCCAACCTGCTGGCCTTCCAGCCGGAGGAGCACATCACCCAGGTGATGGCCGTCCGCACCTACGAGGACAAGCCGTACCTGGTCCTCGCCACCCGGGGCGGCCTGGTCAAGAAGACCCCGCTCAAGGACTACGACTCCCCGCGCTCCGGCGGCCTGATCGCGATCAACCTGCGCCAGGACGAGGAGGGCCGGGACGACGAGCTGATCGGCGCCGAGCTGGTCTCCGCCGAGGACGACCTGCTGCTGATCTCCCGGAAGGCCCAGTCGATCCGCTTCAAGGCGACCGACGAGGCGCTGCGCCCGATGAGCCGGGCCACCTCCGGGGTGAAGGGCATGTCCTTCCGCGAGGACGACGAACTGCTCTCGATGAACGTGGTGCGGCCCGGCACCTTCGTCTTCACCGCCACCGACGGCGGGTACGCGAAGCGGACCACGGTTGACGAGTACCGTGTCCAGGGACGCGGTGGTTTCGGTATCAAGGCGGCGAAGATCGTCGAGGGCCGGGGCTCGCTGGTCGGCGCCCTGGTCGTCGAGGAGACCGACGAGATCATGGCCATCACGCTGTCCGGCGGCGTGATCCGGACCAGGGTTTCCGAGGTGCGTGAAACCGGACGTGACACCATGGGCGTCCAACTGATCAACCTCGGAAAGCGCGACGCGGTGGTGGGCATGGCCCGCAACGCGGAGGCGGACGAGGAGGAGGGCGCGGACGAGGCCGTCGACGAGGCGGAGTCCGCGGCCACCGAGCAGGACGCGGACGGCGCGCCCGCCCAGGGCTGA
- the gyrB gene encoding DNA topoisomerase (ATP-hydrolyzing) subunit B — MADSGNPSQTPDPSDQKAYDASAIQVLEGLDAVRKRPGMYIGSTGERGLHHLVYEIVDNSVDEALAGHADTIGVTILADGGVRVVDNGRGIPVGIMPGQDKPAVEVVLTVLHAGGKFGGGGYAVSGGLHGVGISVVNALSTRLAVDISTDGARWTQEYKSGAPTAPLVRHEETSETGTTVTFWADPDIFETTVYSFETLSRRFQEMAFLNKGLTIVLTDERPEHLDEEGNPLSVTYRYDGGIADFVAHLNSRKGEPVHPSVIDFEAEDKDKTISAEIAMQWNSSYTEGVYSFANTIHTHGGGTHEEGFRSALTGLMNRYARDKKLLREKDDNLSGEDIREGLTAIISVKLGEPQFEGQTKDKLGNTEAKTFVQKVVNEHLADWLDRNPNEAADIVRKSIQAASARVAARKARDLTRRKGLLESASLPGKLSDCQSKDPAECEIFIVEGDSAGGSAKQGRDPRTQAILPIRGKILNVEKARIDKVLQNTEVQALISAFGCGIQEDYDAEKLRYHKIVLMADADVDGQHIRTLLLTLLFRFMRPLVESGYVYLAMPPLYKIKWGRDEFEYAYSDRERDALIAAGVEAGRRLPKDDAIQRFKGLGEMNAEELRVTTMDAAHRLLLQVTLEDAARADDLFSVLMGEDVEARRSFIQRNAKDVRFLDV; from the coding sequence GTGGCCGATTCCGGCAACCCCAGCCAGACCCCAGACCCGTCCGACCAGAAGGCCTACGACGCCAGCGCGATCCAGGTGCTGGAGGGCCTCGACGCCGTCCGCAAGCGCCCGGGCATGTACATCGGCTCGACCGGTGAGCGCGGCCTGCACCACCTCGTGTACGAGATCGTCGACAACTCCGTCGACGAGGCGCTGGCGGGCCACGCCGACACCATCGGCGTCACGATCCTGGCCGACGGCGGCGTGCGGGTGGTGGACAACGGCCGCGGCATCCCGGTCGGCATCATGCCGGGCCAGGACAAGCCCGCCGTCGAGGTCGTGCTGACCGTGCTGCACGCGGGCGGCAAGTTCGGCGGCGGCGGCTACGCGGTCTCCGGCGGTCTGCACGGCGTCGGCATCTCGGTGGTGAACGCGCTCTCCACCCGCCTCGCGGTGGACATCAGCACCGACGGCGCGCGCTGGACGCAGGAGTACAAGTCCGGTGCCCCGACCGCCCCGCTGGTCCGGCACGAGGAGACCTCGGAGACCGGCACCACGGTCACCTTCTGGGCCGACCCGGACATCTTCGAGACGACCGTCTACTCCTTCGAGACGCTCTCCCGGCGCTTCCAGGAGATGGCCTTCCTCAACAAGGGCCTGACGATCGTGCTGACCGACGAGCGCCCCGAGCACCTGGACGAGGAGGGCAACCCGCTCTCCGTCACCTACCGGTACGACGGCGGCATCGCGGACTTCGTGGCCCACCTCAACTCCCGCAAGGGCGAGCCGGTCCACCCCTCGGTGATCGACTTCGAGGCCGAGGACAAGGACAAGACGATCTCGGCCGAGATCGCCATGCAGTGGAACTCGTCCTACACCGAGGGCGTGTACTCGTTCGCCAACACCATCCACACCCACGGCGGCGGCACCCACGAGGAGGGCTTCCGGTCCGCGCTCACCGGTCTGATGAACCGGTACGCGCGCGACAAGAAGCTGCTGCGCGAGAAGGACGACAACCTCTCCGGCGAGGACATCCGCGAGGGCCTGACCGCGATCATCTCGGTCAAGCTCGGCGAGCCGCAGTTCGAGGGCCAGACCAAGGACAAGCTCGGCAACACCGAGGCCAAGACCTTCGTGCAGAAGGTGGTCAACGAGCACCTGGCCGACTGGCTGGACCGCAACCCCAACGAGGCCGCGGACATCGTCCGCAAGTCGATCCAGGCCGCCAGCGCCCGGGTCGCCGCCCGCAAGGCCCGCGACCTGACCCGGCGCAAGGGCCTGCTGGAGTCGGCCTCGCTGCCCGGCAAGCTCTCGGACTGCCAGTCCAAGGACCCGGCCGAGTGCGAGATCTTCATCGTCGAGGGCGACTCGGCCGGCGGCTCCGCCAAGCAGGGCCGCGACCCGCGCACCCAGGCGATCCTCCCGATCCGCGGCAAGATCCTGAACGTCGAGAAGGCCCGGATCGACAAGGTGCTGCAGAACACCGAGGTCCAGGCGCTGATCTCGGCCTTCGGCTGCGGCATCCAGGAGGACTACGACGCCGAGAAGCTGCGGTACCACAAGATCGTGCTGATGGCCGACGCCGACGTCGACGGACAGCACATCCGCACCCTGCTGCTGACCCTGCTGTTCCGCTTCATGCGCCCGCTGGTCGAGTCCGGGTACGTCTACCTGGCGATGCCCCCGCTGTACAAGATCAAGTGGGGCCGGGACGAGTTCGAGTACGCCTACTCCGACCGCGAGCGCGACGCGCTGATCGCGGCCGGCGTCGAGGCCGGCCGCCGGCTCCCGAAGGACGACGCGATCCAGCGCTTCAAGGGCCTCGGCGAGATGAACGCCGAGGAGCTGCGCGTCACCACCATGGACGCCGCGCACCGCCTGCTGCTCCAGGTCACCCTGGAGGACGCCGCCCGCGCCGACGACCTGTTCTCCGTCCTGATGGGCGAGGACGTCGAGGCCCGCCGCTCCTTCATCCAGCGCAACGCGAAGGACGTCCGCTTCCTGGACGTCTGA
- a CDS encoding SAM-dependent methyltransferase produces MAQHAQQLVDAVEGLIGRPIPLRVRAWDGSEAGPSGAPTIVLRNRRALRRLLWSPGELGLARAYVSGDLEVAPDTDLYEVLAAVSSFAEDRDAPRPQVGPRQYLGAPGRRLLGTALRQGLLGPNPAPPAEEVGRRRGRLHSRHRDRAAISHHYDVGNDFYRLVLGPTMVYSCAYWEPAAKSLEDAQTAKLDLICRKLGLRPGTRLLDVGCGWGSLVLHAARHYGVEAVGVSISTEQVALARQRVAEAGLADRIEIRLQDYREIPDGPFDAISSVGMAEHVGSAQYLVYARHLYGLLAPGGRLLNHQIARRPLPPGEAYRLSPFIDRYVFPDGELSPVGTTVSRLEQAGFEVRDVEALREHYGRTLREWVANLEARWPEAVALAGRGRARVWRLYMAASAVSFEQNHIGVNQVLAVRPTPVGGSGLPPTRPEWLAESAEPAEQHRPEEARDTDLGDRPSVR; encoded by the coding sequence ATGGCGCAGCACGCACAGCAACTGGTCGACGCGGTGGAGGGACTGATCGGCCGTCCGATCCCGCTGCGGGTCCGCGCCTGGGACGGCTCCGAGGCCGGCCCGTCCGGAGCCCCCACCATCGTCCTGCGCAACCGCCGCGCCCTGCGCCGGCTGCTCTGGTCCCCGGGCGAGCTCGGCCTGGCCCGCGCCTACGTCTCCGGGGACCTCGAAGTCGCCCCCGACACCGACCTGTACGAGGTGCTGGCCGCCGTCTCCTCCTTCGCCGAGGACCGGGACGCCCCCCGCCCGCAGGTCGGCCCCCGCCAGTACCTCGGCGCCCCCGGCCGCCGGCTGCTCGGCACGGCCCTGCGGCAGGGTCTCCTCGGCCCGAACCCGGCGCCCCCCGCCGAGGAGGTCGGGCGCCGCCGCGGCCGGCTGCACAGCCGCCACCGGGACCGCGCCGCGATCAGCCACCACTACGACGTCGGCAACGACTTCTACCGGCTCGTCCTCGGCCCCACCATGGTCTACTCCTGCGCCTACTGGGAGCCCGCCGCCAAGAGCCTGGAGGACGCCCAGACCGCCAAGCTCGACCTGATCTGCCGCAAGCTCGGCCTGCGCCCCGGCACGCGCCTGCTGGACGTCGGCTGCGGCTGGGGCTCGCTGGTCCTGCACGCCGCCCGCCACTACGGCGTCGAGGCGGTCGGGGTCTCCATCTCCACCGAGCAGGTCGCGCTGGCCCGGCAGCGGGTCGCGGAGGCCGGTCTCGCCGACCGGATCGAGATCCGGCTCCAGGACTACCGGGAGATCCCCGACGGCCCCTTCGACGCCATCTCCAGCGTCGGCATGGCCGAGCACGTCGGCTCCGCCCAGTACCTGGTCTACGCCCGCCACCTGTACGGCCTGCTCGCCCCCGGCGGCCGCCTGCTCAACCACCAGATCGCCCGCCGCCCGCTGCCGCCCGGCGAGGCGTACCGGCTCTCCCCCTTCATCGACCGCTACGTCTTCCCCGACGGCGAGCTCTCCCCCGTCGGCACCACGGTCTCCCGGCTGGAGCAGGCCGGCTTCGAGGTCCGCGACGTCGAGGCCCTGCGCGAGCACTACGGCCGCACCCTGCGCGAGTGGGTCGCCAACCTGGAGGCGCGCTGGCCCGAGGCCGTCGCCCTGGCCGGCCGCGGCCGGGCCCGGGTCTGGCGCCTCTACATGGCCGCCTCCGCCGTCTCCTTCGAGCAGAACCACATCGGCGTCAACCAGGTCCTCGCCGTCCGCCCCACCCCCGTCGGCGGCTCCGGCCTCCCCCCGACCCGCCCCGAGTGGCTCGCCGAGTCCGCCGAGCCCGCTGAGCAGCACCGTCCGGAGGAGGCCCGGGATACGGATTTGGGAGATCGGCCGTCGGTCCGCTAA
- the gnd gene encoding phosphogluconate dehydrogenase (NAD(+)-dependent, decarboxylating) codes for MELGLIGLGKMGGNMRERIRRAGHTVTGYDRNPDLADVDSIEQLVAKLEAPRVVWVMVPAGGPTQETVERLADLLSPGDVVVDGGNSRWTDDVKHAELLAEKGIGFVDCGVSGGVWGLENGYALMYGGEAADVAKVQPVFDALKPEGDFGSVHAGKVGAGHFAKMVHNGIEYAMMQAFAEGWELLEAAPEVTDVREVFRSWQEGTVIRSWLLDLAVRALDDDEHLAKLKGWAADSGEGRWTVEAAIDHAVPLPAITASLFARFASRQDDSPQMKMIAALRNQFGGHAVESK; via the coding sequence ATGGAGCTCGGCCTCATCGGTCTCGGCAAGATGGGCGGCAACATGCGCGAGCGCATCCGCCGCGCCGGCCACACCGTCACCGGCTACGACCGCAACCCGGACCTCGCCGACGTCGACAGCATCGAGCAGCTGGTCGCCAAGCTGGAGGCGCCCCGCGTGGTGTGGGTGATGGTCCCGGCCGGCGGCCCGACCCAGGAGACCGTCGAGCGCCTGGCCGACCTGCTCTCCCCCGGCGACGTGGTGGTCGACGGCGGCAACTCGCGCTGGACCGACGACGTCAAGCACGCCGAGCTGCTGGCCGAGAAGGGCATCGGCTTCGTCGACTGCGGCGTCTCCGGCGGCGTCTGGGGCCTGGAGAACGGCTATGCGCTGATGTACGGCGGCGAGGCCGCCGACGTGGCCAAGGTGCAGCCGGTCTTCGACGCGCTCAAGCCCGAGGGCGACTTCGGCTCGGTGCACGCCGGCAAGGTCGGCGCCGGCCACTTCGCCAAGATGGTCCACAACGGCATCGAGTACGCGATGATGCAGGCCTTCGCCGAGGGCTGGGAGCTGCTGGAGGCGGCCCCCGAGGTCACCGACGTGCGCGAGGTGTTCCGCAGCTGGCAGGAGGGCACCGTCATCCGCTCCTGGCTGCTCGACCTGGCGGTCCGGGCGCTGGACGACGACGAGCACCTGGCCAAGCTCAAGGGCTGGGCCGCCGACTCCGGCGAGGGCCGCTGGACGGTCGAGGCCGCGATCGACCACGCGGTGCCGCTGCCCGCGATCACCGCCTCGCTGTTCGCCCGGTTCGCCTCCCGGCAGGACGACTCCCCGCAGATGAAGATGATCGCCGCGCTGCGCAACCAGTTCGGCGGCCACGCGGTCGAGTCCAAGTAA
- a CDS encoding DUF3566 domain-containing protein gives MSGATGAGGATGGLAGGPGGTAQQSYGGQTPPPPPSAPPAGGFSQPTTYAKGQPTPPRGTRVPGAPGTPGAPGQSGGQPRRPGPSGGGTGRTRKARLRVTKADPWSVMKVSFLLSLALGVIIIVAAAVLWMTLDGLGVFSSLSSTLKDVTGSGGDSSGAFDLMDYIGFGKVMLFTVLIALVDIVLMTALATLAAFIYNSAAGFTGGIELTLAEED, from the coding sequence GTGAGCGGAGCCACGGGTGCTGGAGGTGCCACGGGCGGCCTGGCGGGCGGGCCGGGCGGAACCGCCCAGCAGTCCTACGGGGGCCAGACCCCGCCTCCCCCGCCGAGCGCGCCGCCCGCGGGCGGCTTCTCCCAGCCCACCACCTACGCCAAGGGCCAGCCCACCCCGCCGCGCGGCACCCGCGTCCCGGGCGCTCCCGGCACTCCCGGCGCCCCCGGGCAGAGCGGCGGCCAGCCCCGCCGCCCCGGCCCGTCCGGCGGCGGCACCGGCCGGACCCGCAAGGCCCGGCTGCGGGTCACCAAGGCCGACCCGTGGTCGGTGATGAAGGTCAGCTTCCTGCTCTCGCTGGCCCTCGGCGTGATCATCATCGTGGCCGCCGCGGTGCTCTGGATGACCCTGGACGGCCTCGGCGTCTTCTCCTCGCTGAGCAGCACCCTGAAGGACGTCACCGGCAGCGGCGGCGACAGCTCCGGCGCCTTCGACCTGATGGACTACATCGGGTTCGGCAAGGTCATGCTCTTCACCGTGCTGATCGCGCTGGTCGACATCGTCCTGATGACCGCGCTGGCCACCCTCGCCGCGTTCATCTACAACTCGGCGGCGGGCTTCACCGGCGGCATCGAACTGACCCTCGCCGAAGAAGACTGA
- the dnaN gene encoding DNA polymerase III subunit beta, which yields MKFRVERDVLAEAVAWAARSLPARPPVPVLAGLLLTAQEGTLALSGFDYEVSARVELEADVEEAGTVLVSGRLLNDISRNLPNRPVEISTDGARVSVVCGSSRFTLPTLPVDEYPALPQMPTATGTVPGDVFASAVSQAAVAAGRDDTLPVLTGVRVEINGSGITLAATDRYRFAVRELLWKPEQDDINAVALVPAKTLQDIAKSLGSGDQVTIALSAGGAGEGLIGFEGAGRRTTTRLLEGEFPKFRSIFPTEFSAVAAVQTQPFLEALKRVSLVAERNTPVRLNFEQGVLTLEAGSGDDAQATERIDADLEGDDISIAFNPGYLEEGLKAIDAGYAQLSFTTPTKPALLTGKAAVDAEPDEAYQYLIMPVRLSG from the coding sequence GTGAAGTTCCGGGTGGAGCGTGATGTCCTCGCGGAGGCGGTGGCCTGGGCTGCCCGCAGCCTCCCCGCGCGGCCGCCGGTGCCGGTGCTGGCCGGCCTGCTGCTGACCGCGCAGGAGGGCACCCTGGCGCTCTCCGGTTTCGACTACGAGGTCTCCGCCCGGGTCGAGCTGGAGGCGGACGTCGAGGAGGCCGGCACCGTCCTGGTCTCCGGCCGCCTGCTGAACGACATCTCGCGCAACCTGCCGAACCGCCCGGTGGAGATCTCCACCGACGGCGCCCGGGTCAGCGTGGTCTGCGGCAGCTCGCGCTTCACGCTGCCGACCCTGCCGGTCGACGAGTACCCGGCGCTGCCGCAGATGCCGACCGCCACCGGCACCGTCCCGGGCGACGTGTTCGCCTCGGCGGTCAGCCAGGCCGCGGTCGCCGCCGGCCGCGACGACACCCTGCCGGTGCTCACCGGCGTCCGGGTCGAGATCAACGGCAGCGGGATCACCCTGGCCGCCACCGACCGGTACCGCTTCGCCGTCCGCGAGCTGCTCTGGAAGCCCGAGCAGGACGACATCAACGCGGTCGCGCTCGTCCCCGCCAAGACCCTGCAGGACATCGCCAAGTCGCTGGGCAGCGGCGACCAGGTCACCATCGCGCTGTCCGCCGGCGGTGCGGGCGAGGGCCTGATCGGCTTCGAGGGCGCCGGCCGGCGCACCACCACCCGCCTGCTGGAGGGCGAGTTCCCCAAGTTCCGGTCGATCTTCCCGACCGAGTTCTCGGCGGTCGCCGCGGTGCAGACCCAGCCCTTCCTGGAGGCGCTCAAGCGCGTCTCGCTGGTGGCCGAGCGCAACACCCCGGTCCGGCTGAACTTCGAGCAGGGCGTGCTCACCCTGGAGGCCGGCTCGGGCGACGACGCGCAGGCCACCGAGCGGATCGACGCCGACCTGGAGGGCGACGACATCTCGATCGCCTTCAACCCCGGCTACCTGGAGGAGGGGCTCAAGGCGATCGACGCCGGCTACGCGCAGCTGAGCTTCACCACCCCGACCAAGCCGGCCCTGCTCACCGGCAAGGCCGCGGTCGACGCGGAGCCGGACGAGGCCTACCAGTACCTGATCATGCCGGTCCGCCTCTCCGGCTGA